The nucleotide sequence TTACCGATGGCCCGGATAAGGGCCGGTACATCCTGTGGCACAAAATAGGTGAGCTGCCAGGCATTTCCTTCCACATAATGATGATTGGCCCCGGATTTATACGGATCAAAATTCTTTTCCCATTCCCCGCTGCTATACCGCATACGTGCATAGCCGGTAACCGTATCGATCGCATGCTTCCACCAGTTACCCCTTTCTTTAAACTGGGCTTCTTCGGGTTTGTGCAGGGCTTCAGCAAGCTGCCCGATCGTCCAGTTATCATAGGCATACTCCAGTGTATTGGAAAACCTTCCTTTATCGGCCGGCACATATTTATATTTCAGAAAGGCTTCGATATCCCTGTTGCCCGCAAATCCATTACCCACACGCTCGGGGCTGGCAGTAGCCGTTTTTACCACGGCCCTGAACAGGTCTTCCGTATCATAGTCCCTGATGCCCATCTGGTAGGCGCTTACCAGCAGCGGGATCTCATGCTCGCCCACCATCACCGGTATGTACTCCATTCCTGCCGGGCCTTTGGCCAGCCAGCCATTGGCATTAAACATCGCCAGTTGTGAGCGCACCCATTTGCCGGACCATTCCGGCGCTACCAGGTTCCAGACCTGGTTCAGGTTCCAGAATGTATTCCAGAAAGCATCACAACCCAGGGCTGCGTCTTCCGGCGTTTTCAGCTGTTGTATTTTTTCAGTGGCATCCACCCAGCGTCCGTCCACATCACTGAATGTGTTCCTGCAGAAGCTGCGGTAGAGGTTGGTATAAAAGCGCATTTTCTCCCGGCTGTCGTCACTGGTGATGGTCACGCGGCGGAGCAGGTCGTTCCAGGTTTTAACGTTGTGTTGCCGTACGGCATTAAAATCCCAGCCGAATGGGGCACTGACCTCCTCCTGTAAATTGCGCCGGGCGCCGGCTGCATCTACATAGGAAATGCCCGTGCGCACCTGTACCACAGGGTTTTCGTGCGTGTCGAACTCAACATAGCAACCCATCTGGTTTGGATGCGCCGCATCCAAACGGTTCTGGCCGGTTATCGTATCATTAACCCAGCCTCCTATTTTTTTTATCGGTTGATCGAATTCGATCCGGAAGTACAGGGTATAGTCCTGGTCTGCATCGGCAGACCAGACATTCTTGGACTGCTGAACACTGTATCCCTCAATTGTATGCGCGTCTATCTGTGTAAGAGACGCTTTCAGGATTTTGTAATCATATTCAGCCGGAATTTTCAGATCGATCATCACCCGGCCATCCTGCTGCTGCGGATAAGTATACCGTTGAAAACTGCAACGACTGGTTGACGTAAGCTCTGCTTTGATATTATAGGTAGTGAGATCCGCCTTGTAATACCCCAGCGGCGCTTCTTCAGTTGCTTTGTTGATAAACGAGCGGTATCCTGTTGAATCATATTTCAGTGCGGCCTCATCTCCCATTTTTATTTTCAACGGCCCGTTAACGGGCAGCATTCCCAGTCCGGCCATGGTCCACTCATGCACATGACTGAAGGTGCCGATGCTTTCATAGATCGGGTCGTATCCCGCCTGCCATCCTGCATTCTGGTTATCCGGACTCAGCTTTACCATGCTGAAGGGCATCCACGGGCCAGGCGCGATCATCCATCTTGAATGTGCAGTACCCAGGAACGTGTTTACGTAATCCGAAGGCTGTACCAGCGGCAGCGGGCTGCGGACTACCGTACCCGAAGCGACCTCTTTGCCATCGGCAATAACAGTATACTTGCTTTCAACGGAGGCCGTGACGGCTTCCATTGGAGCCTCCAGTACCGCAGGTCCGGCTTCCAGCTTTTTATTGAAAATAGTTTTACCATCCAGTTTCACCTGCAGCAATGGAGTGCCGTCCGT is from Niabella beijingensis and encodes:
- a CDS encoding GH92 family glycosyl hydrolase; translated protein: MNKNVFWKILLAGCFAGMTFFCSAQERVIWSIGKKDNSAAEFALAPDRYADFLKEDFGWENRQFIVGRSDPRRDWPYVLPGPADGWGGTGPTAGIRTQVLNILFDLKSVDADKAGVLIVDVLHTHVKLPPYLKITVNGRSYNFRLPPGADEAALTGKNDNALHHTLTIPLDTTGLKTGINEIQLTSLEGSWMVFDDIRLEGSTKTVLNPVPTTVLVRDVKAAPWQLNAAVQPLLINVAHTDGTPLLQVKLDGKTIFNKKLEAGPAVLEAPMEAVTASVESKYTVIADGKEVASGTVVRSPLPLVQPSDYVNTFLGTAHSRWMIAPGPWMPFSMVKLSPDNQNAGWQAGYDPIYESIGTFSHVHEWTMAGLGMLPVNGPLKIKMGDEAALKYDSTGYRSFINKATEEAPLGYYKADLTTYNIKAELTSTSRCSFQRYTYPQQQDGRVMIDLKIPAEYDYKILKASLTQIDAHTIEGYSVQQSKNVWSADADQDYTLYFRIEFDQPIKKIGGWVNDTITGQNRLDAAHPNQMGCYVEFDTHENPVVQVRTGISYVDAAGARRNLQEEVSAPFGWDFNAVRQHNVKTWNDLLRRVTITSDDSREKMRFYTNLYRSFCRNTFSDVDGRWVDATEKIQQLKTPEDAALGCDAFWNTFWNLNQVWNLVAPEWSGKWVRSQLAMFNANGWLAKGPAGMEYIPVMVGEHEIPLLVSAYQMGIRDYDTEDLFRAVVKTATASPERVGNGFAGNRDIEAFLKYKYVPADKGRFSNTLEYAYDNWTIGQLAEALHKPEEAQFKERGNWWKHAIDTVTGYARMRYSSGEWEKNFDPYKSGANHHYVEGNAWQLTYFVPQDVPALIRAIGKGRFTDRLTKGFKASEPWRYNAPGDQYWDFPVVQGNQQSMHFAFLFNWAGQPWQTQQWSRSILDRYYGFGVADAYLGDEDQGQMSSWFVMAALGLFQTDGGCNVIPHYEITSPLYKQVVIDLGNRYGRGKQFVISAPAASRENKYIQRARLNGRILNSFRFPASELLKGGTLELEMGSRPNKTWGTGQ